The following proteins are co-located in the Sporolactobacillus pectinivorans genome:
- a CDS encoding CAP domain-containing protein: MIKKILASTLAGALALPLIFGGHAEAAPKPEAKPVTVAFAGMSNPCNLNNGQTPDLQEMFKHFGIKLDPSQLQPAVPQPAPQQNKNQPVQPTTPKKPAANSNSGSSSKQTSNSQMNAFEKKVVDLTNQERTKAGLKPLKSDDAALSKMARDKSTDMRDKNYFDHQSPTYGSPFDMMKKYGISYTSAGENIAAGQKTPEEVVQGWMNSPGHRANILNANFTTIGVGYVSGGSYGSYWTQEFIGK; this comes from the coding sequence ATGATTAAGAAGATTCTTGCTTCAACACTAGCCGGAGCGCTTGCGCTTCCACTCATCTTCGGAGGGCACGCAGAAGCTGCACCCAAGCCGGAGGCCAAACCTGTCACCGTTGCCTTTGCCGGTATGTCCAACCCATGCAATCTGAATAATGGTCAAACACCGGACTTACAGGAAATGTTTAAACACTTCGGCATCAAGCTAGATCCTTCTCAGCTTCAGCCTGCTGTGCCGCAACCTGCTCCCCAGCAGAATAAAAATCAACCGGTTCAGCCGACAACGCCTAAAAAGCCGGCTGCGAACAGCAACTCAGGTTCTTCGTCAAAGCAGACTTCAAACAGTCAGATGAACGCTTTTGAGAAAAAAGTTGTTGATCTGACGAACCAGGAACGCACGAAGGCGGGTCTCAAACCGCTGAAGTCAGACGATGCTGCGCTCTCGAAAATGGCACGAGACAAGTCTACCGATATGCGCGACAAGAATTATTTTGATCATCAGTCTCCCACTTACGGATCTCCATTTGATATGATGAAAAAATATGGTATCAGCTACACTTCAGCAGGTGAAAATATCGCTGCCGGCCAGAAAACACCGGAAGAAGTTGTACAAGGATGGATGAACAGTCCGGGGCATCGCGCCAATATCCTGAATGCTAATTTTACAACAATTGGTGTTGGCTATGTTTCCGGCGGTTCCTATGGAAGTTACTGGACTCAGGAATTCATCGGCAAATAA
- the gcvH gene encoding glycine cleavage system protein GcvH, which produces MSVPKDLLYSKDHEWVKKESDGKVKIGITEFAQKELGDIVFVELPEAGSQINAGDSFGSVESVKTVSELYAPVAGTVAETNDQLEDSPEFVNDSPYEKAWMIELENVDSSDLGTLLDADAYEKLIGADA; this is translated from the coding sequence ATGAGTGTACCGAAAGATCTTCTCTACTCAAAAGATCATGAATGGGTCAAAAAAGAATCAGATGGAAAGGTTAAAATTGGCATAACGGAATTTGCCCAGAAGGAGCTGGGGGACATTGTTTTTGTCGAACTCCCGGAGGCCGGCAGCCAGATTAATGCCGGGGATTCATTCGGCAGCGTAGAATCGGTTAAAACGGTTTCCGAACTGTATGCTCCGGTTGCGGGAACTGTTGCTGAAACCAATGATCAACTTGAAGATTCGCCTGAATTTGTCAACGACTCTCCTTACGAAAAAGCATGGATGATTGAACTGGAAAATGTAGACAGCAGCGATCTGGGCACTTTGCTCGATGCAGATGCCTATGAAAAACTGATTGGTGCGGATGCCTGA
- a CDS encoding arsenate reductase family protein yields the protein MLTMYCYPTCGTCRKAKKWLDERQISYQEIQIVDHPPDREQLIEFCRKSGLPLKKFFNTSGSHYRAQNIKTKMKTEPEENWLNWLAADGMLIKRPLIVGRDKVTVGFREDTFEEKWGNGTGMKK from the coding sequence ATGCTGACTATGTACTGTTACCCGACTTGCGGCACGTGCAGGAAAGCGAAGAAATGGCTGGATGAACGGCAAATTTCTTATCAGGAAATTCAGATTGTCGATCATCCCCCGGATAGGGAACAGCTTATAGAATTCTGCCGGAAAAGCGGACTGCCGCTCAAAAAATTTTTTAACACCAGCGGGAGTCATTACCGCGCTCAGAATATAAAAACTAAAATGAAAACTGAACCGGAAGAAAATTGGCTGAACTGGCTGGCGGCGGATGGAATGCTGATTAAGCGTCCGCTGATCGTCGGTCGGGATAAAGTGACAGTTGGATTCCGAGAAGACACATTTGAAGAAAAATGGGGAAATGGGACCGGAATGAAAAAATAA
- the sigI gene encoding RNA polymerase sigma-I factor, with protein MSANQLAMGGTYNIPLEMNIFKVQQGDESLRNKIIESYQPFIKKVVSKVCNRFIDQTMDEFSIGLVAFNEAINQYQKGQGSKFLTFADMVIRRRIIDFIRKESRQVRNIYLDQAKQDDENGMEESYVEQQAAIDFYEEKCRIDERKEQIISYRQLLLEYGITFDVLSKHCPKHADARENAKISAKKLVEHKELVLFLKKKRQLPIKDLLQFVSCSRKTIERNRKYIIALALIYIGGFSALKSYIEPESELVH; from the coding sequence ATGAGCGCCAACCAGCTTGCAATGGGCGGTACATATAATATTCCGCTGGAAATGAATATTTTTAAAGTTCAGCAGGGTGATGAGTCCCTGAGAAACAAAATTATCGAATCTTATCAACCTTTTATAAAGAAGGTTGTTTCTAAAGTATGCAATCGATTTATCGATCAAACAATGGATGAATTCAGCATCGGTCTGGTGGCCTTTAATGAAGCAATCAATCAGTACCAGAAAGGTCAGGGCAGTAAATTCCTGACTTTTGCGGACATGGTGATTCGTCGCCGGATTATTGATTTTATTCGCAAGGAGTCCAGGCAGGTCCGCAATATATATCTGGATCAGGCCAAGCAGGACGATGAAAACGGGATGGAAGAGAGTTATGTGGAACAGCAGGCAGCTATTGACTTTTATGAAGAAAAGTGCCGGATCGACGAACGCAAAGAACAGATTATCAGTTACAGACAGTTGCTGCTTGAATACGGCATTACATTTGATGTATTGAGCAAGCACTGCCCTAAACACGCAGATGCGCGTGAAAATGCCAAAATTTCCGCGAAAAAATTAGTGGAACATAAAGAACTTGTCCTGTTTCTCAAGAAAAAAAGACAGTTGCCAATAAAAGATTTGCTTCAATTTGTCTCATGCAGCCGCAAAACAATAGAAAGGAATCGAAAATATATAATAGCATTGGCGCTGATTTATATCGGCGGATTCAGTGCACTGAAGTCGTACATTGAACCAGAATCGGAATTGGTTCACTGA
- a CDS encoding spore coat protein, with product MTKQPIQSTTIQNTETQVPKTPQMNDRDYLNDLLLTEKYLGTSYVHALQEASHQALYQDIKTVFDATCDHQRDLFNLMFNKGWYKVESQDPQKIQQTQQQFSQYAQQQFPQ from the coding sequence ATGACTAAGCAGCCCATTCAATCTACAACTATTCAGAACACCGAAACCCAGGTACCTAAAACACCGCAGATGAATGACCGCGACTATCTGAATGATCTTCTTTTGACAGAAAAATATCTGGGCACCTCCTATGTTCATGCACTTCAAGAAGCAAGTCACCAGGCACTGTACCAAGATATTAAAACGGTCTTCGATGCGACCTGTGACCATCAGCGTGATCTGTTTAATCTGATGTTCAATAAAGGCTGGTATAAAGTTGAGTCCCAGGATCCGCAGAAAATTCAGCAGACGCAGCAGCAATTCAGCCAGTACGCACAGCAACAGTTTCCACAGTAA
- a CDS encoding methionine ABC transporter ATP-binding protein — protein MIQLTHARKIYQTGTRPVEALTDVSLKIEKGEIFGVIGYSGAGKSTLIRLINLLERPTSGTVEVDGHILSSLSAGELRDARKQIGMIFQHFNLLWSRTVAENISFPLELSGVSKEKRKHQVNELIRMVGLEGRESSYPAQLSGGQKQRVGIARALANNPKVLLCDEATSALDPKTTDSILQLLMEINQSLGITIVLITHEMHVIRKICNRVAVLDSGTIVEEGLTENIFADPQQPITREFVGQVAAEERDPDLIRRFRAAGPDGKIVRVIFDGSTDQEPALDTFFRNHAIHANIIKSDFLPANHGSKGTLLLFVRGADADVQSALQNLKKKKIRAEVLPL, from the coding sequence TTGATCCAATTAACGCATGCAAGAAAAATTTATCAAACCGGTACCAGACCTGTAGAAGCATTAACCGATGTCAGTCTGAAGATTGAAAAGGGAGAAATCTTCGGAGTGATCGGTTATAGCGGGGCAGGAAAAAGTACATTGATCCGCCTGATTAATTTGTTAGAAAGACCGACATCCGGGACTGTGGAAGTTGACGGACACATCTTGTCCAGTTTATCTGCCGGAGAACTGCGTGATGCACGGAAACAGATTGGAATGATTTTTCAACATTTTAATTTGCTCTGGTCAAGGACTGTTGCTGAGAATATTTCTTTTCCGCTGGAACTGTCAGGAGTATCAAAAGAGAAAAGGAAGCACCAGGTGAACGAATTGATCCGGATGGTTGGCCTGGAAGGAAGGGAATCCTCCTACCCGGCGCAACTCAGCGGCGGTCAGAAGCAACGTGTCGGAATTGCGCGCGCTTTGGCAAACAATCCTAAAGTACTGCTTTGCGATGAGGCCACTTCTGCTCTTGATCCGAAAACTACAGATTCAATTCTCCAACTGTTAATGGAAATCAATCAATCTCTGGGAATTACAATTGTGCTGATTACCCATGAGATGCACGTGATTCGGAAAATCTGCAACCGCGTTGCTGTTCTTGATTCGGGCACTATTGTCGAAGAGGGCCTTACAGAAAATATTTTTGCAGATCCGCAGCAACCGATCACCCGCGAATTCGTCGGCCAGGTTGCAGCAGAAGAAAGGGATCCAGATCTAATCCGGCGTTTCCGCGCGGCTGGTCCGGATGGCAAAATTGTTCGCGTTATTTTCGATGGTTCAACTGACCAGGAACCGGCACTCGATACGTTTTTTCGCAATCATGCCATCCATGCCAACATCATAAAGAGTGATTTTTTGCCGGCGAATCACGGAAGCAAGGGAACACTGCTTCTGTTTGTCAGAGGCGCGGATGCAGACGTTCAATCAGCGCTTCAAAACCTGAAAAAGAAAAAGATAAGGGCAGAGGTGTTGCCGTTATGA
- a CDS encoding methionine ABC transporter permease: MTNIFPNVDWSGMLLATGQTLYMTLVSGIFTFIFGLILGLLLFLTASGGLYENAWVYKLTSSFVNIFRSIPFVILIVLLIPLTILIMRTMIGASAALPSIIIGAAPFYGRLVEIGLREVDKGVIEASEAMGATRWQIIIKVLLPESWPSMISGMTVTLIALIGNTAMAGVVGAGGLGSVAYNEGFEANNNDVTFVATIIILIIVFVIQFIGDRISRAVDKR, encoded by the coding sequence ATGACCAATATTTTTCCAAATGTGGACTGGTCAGGCATGCTGCTGGCGACGGGTCAGACACTTTACATGACGCTGGTTTCGGGTATTTTCACATTTATTTTCGGACTGATTCTCGGGTTACTGCTTTTTCTTACTGCGAGCGGTGGATTGTACGAAAATGCGTGGGTGTATAAGCTGACTTCTTCTTTTGTAAATATTTTTCGTTCAATACCCTTCGTTATTCTGATCGTTTTGTTGATTCCACTGACCATCTTGATTATGAGGACAATGATCGGTGCTTCCGCGGCACTTCCATCCATTATTATTGGAGCTGCTCCCTTTTATGGGCGTCTGGTGGAAATTGGGTTACGGGAAGTGGACAAAGGTGTAATCGAGGCATCTGAAGCGATGGGGGCTACTCGATGGCAGATTATTATTAAAGTCCTGTTGCCCGAATCGTGGCCGTCCATGATTTCAGGTATGACCGTTACGCTGATCGCACTGATCGGCAATACTGCCATGGCCGGTGTTGTCGGTGCGGGAGGACTCGGTTCGGTTGCTTATAATGAAGGCTTTGAAGCAAACAATAATGATGTGACTTTTGTAGCAACGATCATCATTCTTATTATTGTTTTCGTGATCCAGTTTATCGGCGACCGGATTAGCCGAGCCGTGGATAAAAGATAG